The Halomonas sp. KG2 genome segment GGAAAGCGCGCCCTTTAAGTTTGTCACGTTCAAGTTTGGCCTGGGCTTTTTGAACAGCCCCATGCTCCACTGCCACATAGGCACTGCGGGCCAGCACTTTAATTTTGCCTACCTGATCACCACGCAGGCCACCTTCGCTGGTTAGCGCCCCTAGGATATCCCCCGGGCGCAGTTTGTCTTTCTTACCACCCGCCAACTGCAGTGTTGCCATAGGCGGTTCAAAGGGCACTGAATGCTGGGGTTTGGGCAAGGGTTCGGTGGTAATCGGTTGTTCTAGCAAGCCTTCCAACCGCTCCAGCCGATAATGCTCCTTAGGTGTGACCAGCGTACAGGCAATGCCGCTAGCCCCTGCGCGCCCGGTTCGCCCTACTCGATGCACGTGGACATCAAGCTCACGGGCAATCTGATAATTAAACACCGCATCTAACTGAGCAATATCTAAACCGCGCGCAGCAACATCCGTTGCTACTAGAATAGACGCACTTTGGTTAGCAAACAGAATTAGGCGACGATCACGATCTTTCTGCTCTAAGTCGCCGTTGAGCGCCACGGCACTAAAGCCAGCATCCACCAGTTGCTCAGCCACTGCCTGAGTTTCGCGTTTAGTGTTGCAGAACACCACGCTGGTCGCTGGCCGATAAACCAGTAGCAGCTGTTGAAGGGCCGCGAAACGCGCCTCTTCATTGGCAACGTCATAGAAGTGTTGATCAATAGTAGTGGCATCATGAACCTCGGCCACTTTGACCATCACTGGCTCACGCATAATGCCGCGGGTCATAGCAGTCAGGCCACCTGAAGCCTGATCGTCTGGGAATGTCGCACTAAACAGCAGCGTTTGGCGATCAGCTGGGGTCTCATCAATGATCGCATCAATGGTGTCTTGAAAACCCATATCGAGCATACGATCGGCTTCATCAAGTACCAAGGTGGTAAGCGACCCCAGTGTCAACGAGCCTTTGCGCAAATGCTCGTCGATACGTCCCGGCGTGCCCACGACAATATGCGCACCATGCTCCAAGGAGCCTAGCTGCGGCCCAAACGGCGCTCCGCCGCACAGAGTAAGTACTTTAACGTTGGGCAACCCACGCGCTAAACGACGTAGCTCTTCGGCCACCTGGTCGGCGAGCTCTCGGGTGGGGCACAGCACAAGGCCCTGTACAGCAAATGCTTCTACGCGTAACTCAGCCAGCAGTGCCAAGCCAAAGGCAGCGGTTTTCCCCGACCCCGTTTTGGCCTGAGCCAACACATCACGCCCCGCCAACATCGGTGGCAGGCTTTGCGCCTGCACAGGCGTCATTGCGTGATAGCCAAGGGAATCTAAGTTGCTTAAAAGCGCAGGAGAGAGCGCAAGCGATGCAAAAGAAGTGTCAGACACAAAATTATCCTGAAGGGGCTATATTGCCCAGCAAACCTATAATGTGAAGCACCATACCAGAAAGCGCCAACCTATGCCTTGGCAAGGATAGGCGAACGGTACAACATGGGTGGTTGCTAGCCCCATAGATGAGTGGTTGCTAGTCCCATAAATAGTAGATCAGAGATTAGGAAAGAGTCGTTGCTAGCGCCGCAAAACGCCCCTGGCATAACGCTACTAAGTCGTTCGGAGCAAGCTCAATCTCCAGCCCACGTCGCCCCGCACTTACATACAGTGTCGAAAATGTCTGCGCCGAGTCGTCGATAAACGTAGGCAGACGCTTTTTCTGGCCCAGCGGGCTAACACCACCAAGCACATAACCCGTGGTCCGCTCCACGTCACCTGGCGCCGCCATTGACGCTTTTTTCGCCCCTGCCGCTTTAGCAATTTGCTTTAATCCCAGTTGGCTGGTGACCGGTACAATACCAACTGCCAACTGCTTACCATCCAGGATAACTACCAAGGTTTTAAACACTTGCTGAGCGGCAACACCCAGTTTTTCAGCTGCCTCCAGCCCGTAAGATTGCGCAGCAGCATCGTGTTGATACTCATGGATCTGAAACGCAATTCCCGCGTGTTTCGCGCTATTAATCGCCGGTGTCATGGAATTCTCTTAAGTTAACATCGTCAGCTCGTCTGGAAAGGACACTTCTCTCTGCTAAGCTTAATATCGTGATTGGTTTAAGGAAGTCAACTGACAGGAGTCGACCTATGAAAGCAACTTCCAAAGCGCAGCAGAAAGCCGCGGGAGCGGCGCTTTCTGCCAAGCGTGGTGAAACAAAGCCTAGTGAACTTTATGACTCCTCCAAAGACATGTATGACTCAATGAGCGAAGAGGAACTTGAAGAGATGGCAAGCACCCAGCGCAAAGGTAAGCCTCAAAAGAGAGCAAACGACTAAACGCCTATCGGCAACGGCTCAGGTTGAGGCAGCGCTGTCACTGCTGCCTATTCTGCTGCTAATAAATTAAGTTACTAATGTAATGCTGGTCACTGCACGCAGATTACGCTGTTTGCAGTGCTGTTCTACACTTTCAACAATCTCCTCCGCATCATTGATTTGTTGCATATCCAGTTGAATATCAACCATTAAGAAGCTACCAACCTGAGCTAAACGTACGTCGTCATTGGCAATATCGAAGTCTGCCACCTCTTGTACTACGTCCTGGCGAACGCTACCCAACGGCTCGCCAAACATCAATTCGCGCAGCGCGCCACGCATCATGCGAATAGGCATCGGCAAGAAGTATCCGGCGATAATCAGCACCATCACAGGATCGGCAAAACGCGCCAGATGAGCCCAAGGGGTCAGCGTTAACCCCCATGTGAGCGCAAAGCCCAGCATCACAGCGGCACTCAGCCATGTGTCCATTTGCCACTGACGCAGCTCGGCAGCCAGCAGTGAAGAGCGCGCAATTCGAGCATAACGGCTCAACCACCACCAAGTAAGTAAACAGCCTGCCACATTCACCACGCCAAACATCAACGCAAGATCTAACGTTACCAGCCGCCCGCCTTGCGCAAGACTCCACACAGCAGACACCATTGAGAACAGGCACACTAACGCGATCACTACGCCTTTAAGCAGCACAGCCAACGGCTCTACGGTCAGCCGCCCAAAGGGGTAATGATTATCTGCCGGTTTGCGCGCCTGCTTTAACGCAAACAACGACAGCGACGCCAGCACTAAACTTAATAGCGAATAGCCACTATCGAATAAAATAGTAATTGATCCACTGGCAAGCCCGAGTGCAAGGCCGGTAAAGGCAAACAGGCTGGCAGAGACAGCAGAAAATCTGAGCGCACGGCGCTCGGCGACAAAGGGGGTCACGCGAAATACTCCAGTAAAGTATGTTAAACCCAACGCATCGTAGTGAGTACACTAA includes the following:
- the dbpA gene encoding ATP-dependent RNA helicase DbpA, which translates into the protein MSDTSFASLALSPALLSNLDSLGYHAMTPVQAQSLPPMLAGRDVLAQAKTGSGKTAAFGLALLAELRVEAFAVQGLVLCPTRELADQVAEELRRLARGLPNVKVLTLCGGAPFGPQLGSLEHGAHIVVGTPGRIDEHLRKGSLTLGSLTTLVLDEADRMLDMGFQDTIDAIIDETPADRQTLLFSATFPDDQASGGLTAMTRGIMREPVMVKVAEVHDATTIDQHFYDVANEEARFAALQQLLLVYRPATSVVFCNTKRETQAVAEQLVDAGFSAVALNGDLEQKDRDRRLILFANQSASILVATDVAARGLDIAQLDAVFNYQIARELDVHVHRVGRTGRAGASGIACTLVTPKEHYRLERLEGLLEQPITTEPLPKPQHSVPFEPPMATLQLAGGKKDKLRPGDILGALTSEGGLRGDQVGKIKVLARSAYVAVEHGAVQKAQAKLERDKLKGRAFRVRRIRY
- a CDS encoding cation diffusion facilitator family transporter, yielding MTPFVAERRALRFSAVSASLFAFTGLALGLASGSITILFDSGYSLLSLVLASLSLFALKQARKPADNHYPFGRLTVEPLAVLLKGVVIALVCLFSMVSAVWSLAQGGRLVTLDLALMFGVVNVAGCLLTWWWLSRYARIARSSLLAAELRQWQMDTWLSAAVMLGFALTWGLTLTPWAHLARFADPVMVLIIAGYFLPMPIRMMRGALRELMFGEPLGSVRQDVVQEVADFDIANDDVRLAQVGSFLMVDIQLDMQQINDAEEIVESVEQHCKQRNLRAVTSITLVT
- the ybaK gene encoding Cys-tRNA(Pro) deacylase → MTPAINSAKHAGIAFQIHEYQHDAAAQSYGLEAAEKLGVAAQQVFKTLVVILDGKQLAVGIVPVTSQLGLKQIAKAAGAKKASMAAPGDVERTTGYVLGGVSPLGQKKRLPTFIDDSAQTFSTLYVSAGRRGLEIELAPNDLVALCQGRFAALATTLS
- a CDS encoding DUF3008 family protein; its protein translation is MKATSKAQQKAAGAALSAKRGETKPSELYDSSKDMYDSMSEEELEEMASTQRKGKPQKRAND